In Phragmitibacter flavus, one DNA window encodes the following:
- a CDS encoding VWA domain-containing protein gives MMDFTSWTPLLWLLLLIGVAVGFHYTLVDRPRGLMLGAFLLRVLGIVLLVLALCQPFVREKSDEAHIVFMVDVSQSVDLASAKGALDQVDAGVKKLRQGDSSTLFAMADGLREKPLADFRTMLESWDKGLADDAFRAHSKIGESLLAARLAFPSGKARRLIVFTDGVDTEEKTEASLEQLRDEDVDVLFVPLKGLTAPEAALVGLDSASSLAFHGEVLRLTARVVTNQPMNAKVRLLNKGVAVQEKEVELKPGQEARVWFDTEMNTPGPTVWSAELVPAKDHFAVNNHATTTITVKGKPRLLVIHEDERKMRLFTRALKEQDFDVDLRGKRGLPDTMEELLSFDAVMIANLSATDMTPRQMNLLRRYVADFGGGLIMTGSENSFGLGGYYKTPVEEVLPLISRFEKEKEKPSLAMVLVIDKSGSMQGLPMELARQAAKSAAELLGQQDQIAVIGFDGDAQVFCELTSASQQGTIQAAIDSMEASGGTNMYPGMVLGKEMLERTSAKVKHMICLTDGQTQDADHLGLTQEMVNSGVTVSSVGLGEGAARELLQQIADVGRGRYYESNDPQSLPQIFTKETAQASKSAVQEGLFQPVGITEHPMLAGYDADGLPVILGYVMTEAKPSAQVLLAAEQGDPMLAVGRFGLGIGLAYTSDLTENWGGEWLVWDGCGAFWAQVLRGALRKADTEGVTVRDEVNHGEWVIDVDRRGEDASPLNHLQWKVQTLDQNGNTQDIKMLETGLGRYQARLPLGSSKHLSLRLHDTTEDKLEVRHYHAPYPAEYRLDGEVPDALTTLPTYYVDRLLANLPVASQPKPAGHWFSWLGLLCLLGGLILRRV, from the coding sequence ATGATGGACTTCACTTCCTGGACACCCTTGCTCTGGCTGTTGCTGCTCATTGGAGTGGCAGTCGGATTTCATTATACCTTGGTTGATCGCCCGCGTGGTTTGATGCTGGGGGCTTTTCTGTTGAGAGTCCTTGGCATTGTTTTGCTGGTGCTGGCATTGTGTCAGCCGTTTGTCAGGGAGAAGAGCGATGAAGCTCATATCGTCTTTATGGTCGATGTCTCGCAGTCGGTTGATCTGGCATCGGCGAAGGGCGCGTTGGATCAGGTGGATGCTGGGGTGAAAAAACTGCGACAGGGAGATAGCAGCACGTTGTTCGCCATGGCTGATGGATTACGGGAAAAGCCGCTGGCCGATTTCCGCACCATGCTTGAATCATGGGACAAGGGCCTGGCTGATGATGCCTTTCGTGCGCACTCCAAGATAGGGGAGAGTTTACTTGCAGCGCGCCTCGCCTTTCCATCTGGCAAAGCCAGACGACTGATTGTTTTTACCGATGGGGTGGATACTGAAGAAAAGACCGAGGCCTCCCTGGAGCAACTGCGGGATGAAGACGTGGATGTCTTGTTTGTTCCACTGAAAGGGCTGACCGCACCGGAAGCCGCACTGGTGGGTTTGGACAGTGCCTCTTCCCTGGCATTTCATGGAGAGGTATTGCGGCTGACTGCCCGTGTGGTGACCAATCAACCCATGAATGCCAAAGTCCGATTGTTAAACAAAGGCGTGGCGGTGCAGGAGAAGGAAGTTGAATTGAAGCCCGGGCAGGAAGCACGGGTGTGGTTTGACACCGAAATGAACACGCCGGGCCCGACGGTGTGGAGCGCTGAACTGGTCCCTGCCAAAGACCATTTCGCAGTCAACAATCACGCCACCACCACCATCACGGTAAAAGGCAAGCCAAGGCTGCTGGTGATCCATGAGGATGAACGCAAGATGCGTTTGTTTACTAGAGCCTTGAAAGAGCAGGACTTTGATGTGGATCTGCGTGGCAAGCGCGGCCTGCCGGATACGATGGAGGAGTTGCTATCCTTTGACGCGGTGATGATTGCCAACCTCTCCGCAACCGACATGACCCCACGCCAGATGAATCTGCTGCGCCGTTATGTGGCAGACTTTGGGGGTGGTCTCATCATGACGGGTTCGGAGAACAGCTTTGGCCTTGGCGGTTATTATAAAACCCCGGTGGAAGAGGTGTTGCCGTTGATTTCCCGATTTGAGAAAGAGAAGGAAAAGCCATCGCTGGCCATGGTGTTGGTAATTGATAAATCCGGTTCCATGCAAGGCCTGCCAATGGAGCTGGCACGTCAGGCTGCCAAGAGCGCTGCGGAGCTGCTTGGTCAGCAAGATCAAATTGCGGTGATTGGTTTTGATGGGGATGCGCAGGTGTTTTGTGAGCTGACATCCGCTTCGCAGCAGGGCACCATCCAGGCGGCTATTGACTCCATGGAGGCCAGTGGAGGCACGAACATGTATCCTGGCATGGTGCTTGGTAAGGAAATGCTGGAGCGCACCTCCGCCAAGGTGAAGCACATGATTTGCCTGACCGATGGTCAGACGCAGGATGCAGACCATCTTGGCTTGACACAAGAAATGGTGAACTCTGGAGTGACGGTGTCCTCTGTGGGGTTGGGAGAAGGTGCCGCACGTGAACTGCTGCAGCAGATCGCGGATGTCGGCAGAGGGCGATATTACGAGAGTAATGATCCGCAAAGTCTGCCGCAGATTTTCACCAAAGAAACAGCGCAGGCGTCCAAGTCGGCAGTGCAGGAAGGATTGTTCCAACCTGTTGGAATTACTGAACATCCGATGCTGGCGGGTTATGATGCTGATGGCTTACCGGTGATTTTGGGCTATGTGATGACCGAAGCGAAGCCATCTGCGCAGGTCCTGCTGGCGGCTGAGCAGGGTGATCCAATGCTGGCGGTGGGCCGTTTTGGTTTGGGCATAGGGCTGGCCTACACCTCTGATCTTACGGAAAACTGGGGTGGTGAGTGGCTGGTGTGGGATGGATGTGGCGCCTTCTGGGCCCAGGTGTTGCGAGGTGCATTGAGGAAGGCGGATACGGAAGGGGTCACGGTGCGTGATGAAGTGAACCATGGCGAATGGGTCATTGACGTGGATCGCCGTGGGGAAGATGCGTCGCCTCTAAATCATCTGCAGTGGAAGGTGCAGACACTTGACCAAAATGGCAATACTCAAGACATCAAAATGCTGGAGACGGGTCTGGGAAGATATCAGGCGCGACTGCCACTCGGATCGAGCAAACATCTTAGCCTGCGGCTGCATGACACCACTGAAGACAAGCTGGAGGTAAGGCACTATCACGCGCCCTACCCTGCTGAATATCGTTTGGATGGTGAGGTCCCTGACGCACTCACCACGTTGCCCACCTACTATGTGGATCGGCTGCTTGCCAACCTGCCTGTTGCCTCACAACCCAAGCCTGCAGGGCATTGGTTTAGCTGGCTTGGACTGCTCTGCTTGTTGGGCGGTTTGATCTTGAGAAGGGTATAG
- a CDS encoding ribonucleotide-diphosphate reductase subunit beta, producing MEKTFTLGSRTFVLDQDKAEEAYAAKKVINGRKSEAFNLLPLKYKWAYDLYRTMKANHWEPEDIQMQKDIEQWRDPDTSDVHRWIIRMGIGYFSAAEGIVGDNILHVVRELVTAPELKLVLGRHAHEENIHADSLLYMISSLGINPHECEAMFEQIETIKRKNEFVTKVSRELRRDIDLTDPVNKKLFAKNIFVFGQCMEGTQFYGLFGMILGLSRQGKFPGIGNMFQYTLRDESNHIELCRSLFMDLVDENPEIWTADFRADLVATMQEAVMLEKAFIRDCLPMSSVGLSAGEFELYIDYIADRRLQGCGLPALNPGITNPFPWLSEIQDMRKETNFFESKVTDYSKKSALAMASDDEL from the coding sequence ATGGAAAAAACATTCACTTTAGGAAGCCGCACTTTTGTGCTCGATCAGGACAAGGCCGAAGAGGCTTATGCCGCCAAAAAGGTCATCAATGGCCGCAAATCGGAAGCGTTCAACCTGCTGCCGCTGAAATACAAGTGGGCTTATGATTTGTATCGGACGATGAAGGCCAACCATTGGGAGCCTGAGGACATTCAGATGCAGAAGGACATCGAGCAATGGCGCGATCCGGACACTTCGGATGTGCATCGCTGGATCATTCGCATGGGGATTGGCTACTTTTCGGCGGCCGAGGGGATTGTTGGGGACAACATTTTGCACGTGGTGCGCGAACTGGTGACGGCACCAGAGTTGAAACTGGTGTTGGGTCGGCATGCGCATGAGGAGAACATCCATGCGGATTCGCTGCTTTATATGATCTCTTCACTGGGCATCAACCCGCATGAGTGCGAGGCGATGTTTGAGCAGATTGAGACGATCAAGCGGAAGAACGAGTTTGTGACGAAGGTGTCGCGCGAACTGCGTCGTGACATCGATCTGACCGATCCGGTGAACAAGAAGCTGTTCGCGAAGAATATTTTTGTGTTTGGCCAGTGCATGGAAGGCACGCAGTTTTACGGGTTGTTCGGGATGATTTTGGGTCTGTCGCGTCAGGGCAAATTCCCGGGCATTGGCAACATGTTCCAATACACGTTGCGCGATGAATCGAACCACATCGAGCTGTGCCGTTCGTTGTTCATGGATCTGGTGGATGAGAATCCGGAAATCTGGACGGCGGACTTCCGTGCTGATCTGGTCGCTACGATGCAGGAGGCGGTGATGCTGGAGAAGGCGTTCATTCGCGATTGCCTGCCGATGAGTTCCGTCGGGCTGAGCGCTGGCGAGTTTGAACTTTACATCGACTACATTGCCGACCGTCGTTTGCAGGGTTGTGGATTGCCCGCATTGAACCCTGGCATCACCAATCCATTTCCTTGGCTGTCTGAAATTCAGGACATGCGTAAAGAGACGAATTTCTTCGAAAGCAAGGTCACCGACTACTCCAAAAAGAGCGCGTTGGCGATGGCCAGTGATGATGAGCTTTAA